From a region of the Jatrophihabitans endophyticus genome:
- a CDS encoding putative protein N(5)-glutamine methyltransferase, translating into MTDPVVTRLRAAGCVFAEDEARELREAATSPDHLDALLARRVDGEPLEYVVGFAEFDGLRIAVSPGVFVPRRRTAFLVRTAAARAPANATCLDLCCGSGALGAAFAARVPGSEVHAADIDPVAVRCARHTLPPGRVYESDLFATLPAALRGRVDVLLANVPYVPTAALASMPVEARDHEPPRTHDGGPDGLDIARRVLAEAAHWLAPGGVLYIEIAEHQRDAARTAVESAGLTPRLDADDDLGATIVSGTNDRPEWSSPARAAWIP; encoded by the coding sequence GTGACCGACCCCGTCGTGACCCGCCTGCGCGCCGCCGGCTGCGTCTTCGCCGAGGACGAGGCCCGCGAGCTGCGCGAGGCCGCGACCTCGCCGGACCACCTCGACGCCCTGCTGGCGCGCCGTGTTGACGGCGAGCCGCTCGAGTACGTCGTCGGCTTCGCCGAGTTCGACGGCCTGCGCATCGCAGTGTCCCCCGGCGTGTTTGTCCCGCGCCGACGCACCGCGTTCCTCGTCCGGACGGCGGCGGCACGCGCACCGGCGAATGCGACCTGCCTCGACCTGTGCTGCGGGTCCGGTGCGCTGGGCGCCGCGTTCGCCGCGCGCGTCCCCGGCAGCGAGGTGCATGCCGCCGACATCGACCCGGTCGCCGTCCGCTGCGCACGACACACGCTGCCACCCGGTCGCGTGTACGAGAGCGATCTGTTCGCCACGCTGCCCGCAGCGCTACGCGGCCGCGTGGACGTGCTGCTCGCGAACGTCCCCTACGTCCCCACCGCCGCGCTCGCGTCGATGCCGGTCGAGGCCCGCGACCACGAGCCGCCACGGACGCACGACGGCGGGCCCGACGGTCTCGACATCGCCCGCCGCGTACTGGCCGAGGCCGCGCACTGGCTCGCACCCGGCGGCGTGCTGTACATCGAGATCGCCGAACACCAACGCGACGCCGCCCGTACCGCCGTCGAGTCGGCCGGTCTCACGCCCCGCCTCGACGCCGACGACGACCTCGGCGCGACGATCGTCAGCGGCACGAACGACCGACCGGAGTGGTCATCGCCGGCTCGGGCGGCTTGGATTCCCTAG